The sequence AATTCGGGCTGGCGTTGACGTGGACGCTCACAAAGAGCCCCGCGTCGGCGATGATTTCGTTGGCCTTCTGGGTGCGCTCGGACAGTTCGAGGAACACGTCCTGGTCGCGGGTAAGCATCACCCTGTGCCCTTCACGTTTGAGCAGATGCGCCAGCTTGCGCGCCACGGGAAGCACAATGTCTTTTTCGTAGTTCTTGCGCTTGCTCACCGCGCCGGGGTCTTTTCCGCCATGACCGGCGTCGATGACGATGAGCGGCTTGCTCTGCGGCTTGGGTGCCGCCTTGGGCGCGCGGGGCTTGGGAACGAGTCCGCCCAGAATCCCGGCAATAGGATCATCCTCGCTGCCACTTTCGTCCGCTTCACCTGCTGCCGCCGGGGCTGCCGCGCTCTTTTCGATCTCGACGTCGAGCACGATGCGGAAGGGATCGTGGAGCGTGATGGTGCGGTAGGAAGTACGCTCCTTGAGGTCAACCACCATGCGTGCGGTCTCGGGCTTGAACTGCCCGACACGCAACCGGGTAATGAGCTTGCCCGAGCCCTCGATCTGCGCCGGCACGTTGGGGCCGCGCACGGCGGGAGTGAGATCGACGAAGATGCGCGGCGAGCGCCCGGCCTTGGGATCGGCGGGCAGCTCACGCACCTGGAATTCCACCTGCCTGGAGAGTTCCACCACGATGCGCGCATAACGGGGCCCGCGCGAATAGCGCACGGCCTGCACCTCTGCGCGGCCGCCGCCCTCTGCCAGTGCGCGCGCCATCGGCCAGCCGGAAAATACCAGCAGCCCGGCGACGAGCGCCCACGCAAAGGCTTTCAGGGTTTTGTGAGGCGTTCCTTCCACTTGGTGATCCACGTCAGTGCATCCAACGGTGTCAGTTCGTCCGGATTCACGCCCTCAAGTTCACGTTTGAGCTCGGCAACCACACGGTCGCCCGCGCTCGAGAGTAACGATAGCTGACCGGTATCCGCGCGCGCGTGAGCTGCCCCACCTTTTCGCGCCGGTTTGATGCGCGGGCTGCCGGTGGGGTCCCACTCGCCTGCTTCGAGATCGCTGAGAATCTGCCGCGCCCGGTCGATCACACCGTCGGGAATGCCCGCCAGCCGCGCCACGTGGATGCCGTAGCTGTGAGACGCCGCGCCCGGCACCAGCTTGCGCAGGAACAGGATGCGCTCATTCCATTCTTTAACCGACATGGTGAGGTTCTTCACCCGCGGATAGAGCTGCTCCAGTTCGGCCAACTCGTGGTAGTGGGTGGCGAAGAGCGTGCGTACGCCTTCTCCTGAGAGATCGTGGAGCGATTCGGCCACCGCCCAGGCGATGCTGAGTCCGTCGAAGGTGCTCGTTCCGCGCCCGATCTCGTCCATCAGGATGAGGCTGCGCGAGGTCGCCTGCCGCAGGATGCCCGCGGTCTCCGTCATCTCCAGCATGAAGGTGGAGAGCCCTCGCGCCAGATTGTCCGAGGCACCCACGCGCGTAAAAATACGGTCCACAAGGCCGATGCGCGCCTCGGCGGCGGGAACGAAGCAACCCACTTGGGAGAGCAGCACCAGAATCGCCACCTGACGCATGACGGTGGATTTACCGGCCATGTTCGGGCCGGTGATCAGCAGGAGCTGCGCCCCCTCGCCGTCCATGTCCAGATCGTTGGGCACGAAGCGCTCGCCCGCGGGGAGGAATGCCTCCACCACCGGGTGGCGTCCGTCGCGAATGCAGATTTCTTTGCCCTCGTGCACGGCGGGCCGGACGTAGCCATGTTTTGAAGCCAGCTCGGCAAAGCAGCAGAGCACGTCGAGCTCGGCCAGCGCGCGGGCCAGCTCCTGCACGGCGGCCACGTTCGCTGCGATTTCCTCGCAGAGCGCGCCGAAGAGTTCCTGCTCGATGGCGCGGATGCGCTCTCCGGCGGAGAGGACTTTCTCCTCGTATTCCTTGAGTTCGGGCGTGATGTAGCGCTCGGCGTTGGTGAGCGTCTGCTTTCGGATGTAGTCCTCGGGAACGCCTCCGGCGTTGGCCTTGGTCACTTCGATGTAATAGCCAAAGACCCGGTTGTAGCGGATCTTGAGCGAGCTGATGCCCGTGCGCTCGCGCTCGGTCGCTTCCAGCCTGGCGATCCATTCCTTGCCGCCGGTGCGGATCTCGCGAATCGAGTCGAGGTCCTCGGAGACGCCCTTCTGGAACACGCCGCCATCGCCCACCGTGGCGGGCGGATCTTCGACCACCGCACCGCGGATGCGCGTGCGGATTTCCGCGAGGTCGTTCATGCGCGCGGCGTAGTCCTCGAGGGCCTCGCACTGCGCGCCTTCGAGACTCGCGCGGAAAGCGGGAATCTGCTCAAGCGTCGTGGCCAGCGCGATCAGGTCCCGCGGATTGGCGCGCCCTTGGCAGATGCGACCGATGATGCGCTCGAGATCGCCGCCCTGGGAGAGTCCCTCGCGAAGACTCTCACGCAGGCCGCCCGAGTCTTTCAGCTCTGCCACTGCGTCCAGGCGCTCGTTGATGCGCTGCACGTCGAGCAGCGGAAAGCCCAGCCAGCGGCGCAGGCAGCGCGCGCCCGCGGCGCTTACGCTCAGGTCCAGCGCGCCCACCAGCGATCCGCGCTCGGTGCGGTCTGACTGGGAGCGGAAGATTTCCAGATTCTCGCGACTCGACTCATCGATGACGAGCCCCTGCCCGGGATGAAAGGGATGGAGCTCGCGTACGTGAGCGACGCCAGTCTTGTTGGCCTCGCGCAGATAGGCGACCACGGCCCCGGCAGCGGCGAGCGCGGGCGAGCCGGGCTCGAAGCCGAAACTCCCCAGCGATCCCAGCTCGAACTGCTCTTCGAGCAGGCGCTCGGCGCGCTCGGGCTTGAACTCGATCTGCTGGCGCTCAGTGAGCGTGCGGGGCCAGGCGCGAAGATAGTCTTCAAGCGCCTGCGGCATTTCGGTGCCCTCGGCAATCACCAGCTCGGCCGGTGAGAGACGCGAGAGTTCGGCGATGAGCTGTGACTCGGGCACCTCGGCGGCGGGGAAGCTGCCGGTCGCCGCGTCCACGGCGGCCACGCCCCAGGCCTTTTTTCCCGGCGCTAAGGCCAACACGTAGTGGTTGCGCTGCCCGCTGGCGCCTTCATCAAGCGGCATGCCCGGCGTTACAAGCCGGGTGACCTCGCGCTTTACCAGCCCCTTGGCCTGCGCGGGGTCCTCGACCTGCTCGCAGATGGCGACCTTGTAACCGCGCTCGGTAAGCCGCCGGATGTGGCCGGTGGCCGCATGATGGGGCACGCCGCACATGGGAATGGAATCGGCGCCCTTGTTCTTGTCGCGGGTGGTAAGCGCGATCTCCAGCACGGGGGCGGCGATGGTCGCGTCCTCGAAGAAGAGTTCGTAGAAGTCGCCCATGCGGAAGAACACCAGCGCATCAGGGTACGCCTGCTTGGCGTCCATGTACTGCTGCATCGCCGGCGTCAGTTTGATCTTTGGCGAGTTTTTGCTGTTCTCAGCGGAGGGCATGGCGGCCCAGTCTAGCCCGAGAGGGGCGCGGGGGCACAACCCCAAATTGAGCGCTCAGGCGCTTAAATCCGGGGGTTTGAGGCGGCTCAGGCTTCCGAAGGTTTGGTCGGGACCGAGCCCGCAGGAACGGTCGGCTTGTTCTCTTCGCTCGCGGGGCTCTCGCCCTTCTCAGTAGAAGCAGCGGCGCCCTTGGGCGCGGGCACCGTGGTCGCGGCGGTTGCCGCGGGGCGCGTGGCTACTGGCGCGGAAGCGCCGCCCGACGCGGCGCGCAGGCGCTTGATCTCGCCTTCCTGCTCTTCGACGCGCGCGCGCAGGTTTCGAAGTTCGCGGTCTTTCTTCCAAACATCGGCCCGCAGGCTCAGCACCGTGGCCAGGTCCAGGGCCAGCGTCGCGGCAAAGACGATAAAACCGGTGCCCAGGAAGATCTGCCAGATCTCCAGCGGCGTGGGTTCCAGGCGCATCAGGCCCATCAGGTTGAAGCGAATGGGCACGCCGATGGTGAGCGAATCGAAGTTCTGGAATCCAAAGGTGAAGAGGATCAACAGAACCACTACATAAAAGACCAGTCGTGCGTAACGCATATACTCTCCCGATTGTCTGCGTACCCGGGGCGGCGGCTCAGCGGCGCGCCCGGCCCTTTGGCAGCACCTCGTCGAGCGCATGGTAGGCGTCTTCGAGGTGGTCATTGACGACATTCACGTCCGCCAGCACGGGCATGAAGTTTGTATCCCCATTCCAGCGCGGAACGATGTGAAAATGCAAGTGTTCATCGATTCCCGCTCCGGCGACGCGCCCCAGGTTCATGCCCACATTGCAACCATGGGCGTGGAAGGCATCCTGCACCGCGCGCACGCCCTGCTGGAGGAGCGTGCTGATATCTCGCATCTCGGCGGTGCTCAGAGCCGCGAAATCGGCGGTGTGGCGCTTTGGGACGACCATCAGGTGGCCGTTCGTATAGGGAAAGCGATTCATGATGAGGTAGGCCGAGCCGCTGCGCCGAAGGATCAGGTTCCCCGGACCGTCTTTTTCTATCTGCAGGCTGCAGAGAACGCAGCCGGCGGCCGGCTTGGGGCCCGAGCTCTTCACGTAGGCGAGCCGCCAGGGGGCCCAGAGTTTTTTGCGCGTGACCGGCTCCTCGGGCTCGGTCGCCTCGACGGCGACCTTCACACGGGTCAGCTTGCGGGGTTTTCCCTGCGTTTTCGGTGACTTGGCGGCCTTCTTCGGCGCCTTTCTGGTCTTTTTCGGGGAACTCGCCACGGGTTGGTGCTCGCTCACTTCAATAAGTAGTTATTTACGAAATGCGCTGCCGGCATCCCGCATCTGATCGACACATCGTCCGCTCCCGCAGGCGCGGATCTTTCAGGGAACAAACAGGTAGTAGAGCCCGCCCGAGTGCGTGGGAAGCGGCAGCGGGCCGCCCTCACCGAGCGCGCCGCTCAGGCCCGGGAGCAGTCGCTGCAATAACCGGGTTGAAGCTTCCTCGCCCGAGAGCATGTCCCAGAACGTGGGCTCCGGCTCACGCGGATAGATGCGCTGGGGCTCGTCGTCCTCGATGCCGCCGAGTTCGGCCGCCATGGCGACTGCGTCCTCGAAACCGCCCAGTCCGTCGACAAAGCCGTTTTCGAGCGCCTGTTCTCCCGAAAAGATTCGTCCATCGGCAAAGGGATAGACGTTTTCAGCATCGAGCCCGCGCCCGTAAGAGATGTCACGCACGAACTGCTCGTAGACCTGGTCCATCATGGTCTGCAGGAGCTTCTTTTCTTCGGGACGCATGTCGCGCTGGGGACTGCCGATGTCCTTGAACTTGCCGCGCGAGTTGGTGAGCGCCTGCGCCTTCACGCCGATCTTGTCCATGAGCTCGGCGTAGTTGGCGAACTGCATGATGACGCCGATCGAACCGGTGATCGTGCCGGGGTTGGCCAGCACTTTGTTCGCCGCCGATGAGACGTAGTAGCCGCCGCTGGCCGCCAGAGAACCCATGGAGACAACCACGGGTTTGCCAGTCTCGCGCAGCTTGAGAATCGCGTGGTAGATTTCCTGCGAAGGCGCGACCGCGCCACCCGGAGAATCAACCCGGACGACGACGGCGCGAACTTTTTCTTCTTTGCGGTATTCTTCGAGGGTGTCGACGAAGTCCCGGGAGTCGAAAATCGGCCCTTCGAGGTCGATGATGCCGACCGCCGGTTTGCGCGAGAAGCCCGAGAGCCCCGTGCGACGCGAATCCGGGGAATCGAAATCCATCACCAGCGCAAAAACGACGAGGACGAGCACAAAGAGTGCAAACGTCCCCGCCAGAAAATACAAAATTACCGATGGCCCGCGTTGTTGCTTCTGCTCCATCGCTCAGCCGGAAAGCAGCCGATTATCTCAGCTGTTTTCCTCTCCCTTGGTTTCTTCCTCGGACTGTTCCTCCGAAGCAGCGGCTTCGGCAGGCTCAGATGATTCAGACTCGGGAGCGGCCTGCGCCTTGGGCTCTTCAGTGGCTTCCTCAGTCGGAGCAGGCGCGGCCTCGGCGGCCGGGGCCTCTTCAGCCTTGGCTTCCTCGGCCGGAGCAGGCGCTTCTTCGGCCTTGGCTTCCCCGGCCGGTGCGGCTTCGGAGCCTTGCATCCCGCGCAGCTTCTCACCGAGCAGATCGCCAAAGGTCGCGTTCGACGAGCCCTGCGAGGTATGGAATTCCTTCAGGTTTGCCCGGTCGTCGGTGGCCTGCATCGCCCGGA is a genomic window of Chrysiogenia bacterium containing:
- a CDS encoding N-acetylmuramoyl-L-alanine amidase, translating into MEGTPHKTLKAFAWALVAGLLVFSGWPMARALAEGGGRAEVQAVRYSRGPRYARIVVELSRQVEFQVRELPADPKAGRSPRIFVDLTPAVRGPNVPAQIEGSGKLITRLRVGQFKPETARMVVDLKERTSYRTITLHDPFRIVLDVEIEKSAAAPAAAGEADESGSEDDPIAGILGGLVPKPRAPKAAPKPQSKPLIVIDAGHGGKDPGAVSKRKNYEKDIVLPVARKLAHLLKREGHRVMLTRDQDVFLELSERTQKANEIIADAGLFVSVHVNASPNSKAHGIETYYWNVKVDQSKASTIARENFTNLESVFKQSSGDLAAILSDLKYKDKERQSAALAGHLQRNMISSVSGKWKGVRDIGVQHGPLYVLALTNMPAALVELGFITNATEEKRLFSAAYQQRLAEGLKTGIEAYLKETGR
- the mutS gene encoding DNA mismatch repair protein MutS, with the protein product MPSAENSKNSPKIKLTPAMQQYMDAKQAYPDALVFFRMGDFYELFFEDATIAAPVLEIALTTRDKNKGADSIPMCGVPHHAATGHIRRLTERGYKVAICEQVEDPAQAKGLVKREVTRLVTPGMPLDEGASGQRNHYVLALAPGKKAWGVAAVDAATGSFPAAEVPESQLIAELSRLSPAELVIAEGTEMPQALEDYLRAWPRTLTERQQIEFKPERAERLLEEQFELGSLGSFGFEPGSPALAAAGAVVAYLREANKTGVAHVRELHPFHPGQGLVIDESSRENLEIFRSQSDRTERGSLVGALDLSVSAAGARCLRRWLGFPLLDVQRINERLDAVAELKDSGGLRESLREGLSQGGDLERIIGRICQGRANPRDLIALATTLEQIPAFRASLEGAQCEALEDYAARMNDLAEIRTRIRGAVVEDPPATVGDGGVFQKGVSEDLDSIREIRTGGKEWIARLEATERERTGISSLKIRYNRVFGYYIEVTKANAGGVPEDYIRKQTLTNAERYITPELKEYEEKVLSAGERIRAIEQELFGALCEEIAANVAAVQELARALAELDVLCCFAELASKHGYVRPAVHEGKEICIRDGRHPVVEAFLPAGERFVPNDLDMDGEGAQLLLITGPNMAGKSTVMRQVAILVLLSQVGCFVPAAEARIGLVDRIFTRVGASDNLARGLSTFMLEMTETAGILRQATSRSLILMDEIGRGTSTFDGLSIAWAVAESLHDLSGEGVRTLFATHYHELAELEQLYPRVKNLTMSVKEWNERILFLRKLVPGAASHSYGIHVARLAGIPDGVIDRARQILSDLEAGEWDPTGSPRIKPARKGGAAHARADTGQLSLLSSAGDRVVAELKRELEGVNPDELTPLDALTWITKWKERLTKP
- a CDS encoding HIT domain-containing protein, yielding MKVAVEATEPEEPVTRKKLWAPWRLAYVKSSGPKPAAGCVLCSLQIEKDGPGNLILRRSGSAYLIMNRFPYTNGHLMVVPKRHTADFAALSTAEMRDISTLLQQGVRAVQDAFHAHGCNVGMNLGRVAGAGIDEHLHFHIVPRWNGDTNFMPVLADVNVVNDHLEDAYHALDEVLPKGRARR
- the sppA gene encoding signal peptide peptidase SppA; the protein is MEQKQQRGPSVILYFLAGTFALFVLVLVVFALVMDFDSPDSRRTGLSGFSRKPAVGIIDLEGPIFDSRDFVDTLEEYRKEEKVRAVVVRVDSPGGAVAPSQEIYHAILKLRETGKPVVVSMGSLAASGGYYVSSAANKVLANPGTITGSIGVIMQFANYAELMDKIGVKAQALTNSRGKFKDIGSPQRDMRPEEKKLLQTMMDQVYEQFVRDISYGRGLDAENVYPFADGRIFSGEQALENGFVDGLGGFEDAVAMAAELGGIEDDEPQRIYPREPEPTFWDMLSGEEASTRLLQRLLPGLSGALGEGGPLPLPTHSGGLYYLFVP